In Melanotaenia boesemani isolate fMelBoe1 chromosome 7, fMelBoe1.pri, whole genome shotgun sequence, a single window of DNA contains:
- the rlim gene encoding E3 ubiquitin-protein ligase RLIM, with protein MEGSDSIEQGGSDQPESQRRRQLDRLDREEAFYQFVNNLSDEDYRLMRDNNLLGNPGEVTEDELFNRLQQIKDGPEQHNNNNPTAESSEDPVEQPETSEDPAGGDSLLDWLNTVRRTGNTTRTGHRGNQSWRAVSQTNPNSGDFRFSLEISVNRNLAEQQAAAEGEQQPSEQPSEQPPDQPSEQPSDQPSEQPSDQPSEQPPDQPSEQPPDQPSEEPSETPEVAANPEPQVPMETDVVEEPVVEELAVIVEPEPELEEVVSPETVQELPSPPAALPVQAPPCPSPRRGQRRARSRSPEPRRTRARLARSRSPLNLDQLDGLPNPRHPHNSHSPSSSTNSPPVPQVEGSSRTRQHVLSRQNTADSDVQPLRASAESVPETQSNGSQEGETTGTEGGGTGRRPPTIMLDLQVRRVRPGEYRQRDSIANRTRSRSQNSNNTFLYESERGGFRRTFSRSERAGVRTYVSTIRIPIRRISDAGLGEATSMALQSMIRQIMTGFGELGYLMDSDSDSSDSNRGTSTPADLETLNNPDANNAETSAADVDEQPITAGVRGRTVETDMDESLASSPPASGGRARPRPPINLEEPSSLPFLRLAHFFLLNDDDDDQPQGLTKEQIDNLSMRNFGESDALKTCSVCITEYAEGNKLRKLPCSHEYHVHCIDRWLSENSTCPICRRAVLVSANRESVV; from the exons GGGAGGTAACAGAAGATGAACTCTTTAATAGACTTCAGCAAATCAAAGATGGTCCAGAGCAGCATAATAACAACAACCCCACTGCTGAGAGTAGTGAAGATCCAGTTG agcaaCCAGAAACTTCTGAGGATCCTGCTGGTGGGGATAGCCTTTTAGACTGGCTAAACACTGTCCGGCGCACAGGCAATACAACCAGAACCGGGCATCGTGGAAACCAGTCTTGGAGGGCTGTAAGCCAGACCAACCCAAATAGTGGTGATTTTCGCTTCAGCCTTGAAATTAGTGTGAACCGTAACCTGGCTGAACAGCAGGCAGCTGCTGAAGGAGAACAACAGCCTTCTGAACAGCCTTCTGAACAGCCTCCTGATCAGCCTTCTGAACAGCCTTCTGATCAGCCTTCTGAACAGCCTTCTGATCAGCCTTCTGAACAGCCTCCTGATCAGCCCTCTGAACAGCCTCCTGATCAGCCTTCTGAAGAGCCTTCTGAGACTCCAGAGGTGGCTGCAAATCCTGAACCACAGGTTCCCATGGAGACAGATGTTGTGGAAGAACCCGTTGTAGAGGAACTGGCTGTCATTGTGGAGCCAGAGCCTGAACTTGAAGAGGTTGTTTCACCAGAGACTGTACAGGAACTTCCAAGCCCACCGGCAGCCCTCCCAGTACAAGCTCCGCCTTGTCCTTCTCCACGTAGAGGACAAAGGAGAGCCCGCAGCCGTAGTCCAGAACCACGCAGGACGAGGGCCCGTCTAGCCAGGAGTCGTTCCCCTCTCAACTTGGATCAACTTGATGGTCTACCTAATCCACGGCATCCACACAACTCTCATAGTCCCAGTTCCTCCACAAACAGCCCCCCTGTGCCTCAAGTGGAGGGCAGTTCTCGGACTCGACAACATGTTCTTTCCAGacaaaacacagctgacagCGATGTTCAGCCACTAAGGGCTAGTGCAGAATCAGTCCCAGAGACCCAAAGCAATGGTTCTCAGGAAGGAGAGACTACAGGGACTGAAGGAGGTGGAACAGGACGTCGTCCCCCTACTATAATGCTTGATCTTCAGGTGCGTCGTGTGCGTCCAGGCGAATATCGGCAAAGAGACAGCATCGCCAATCGTACCCGCTCGCGTTCCCAGAATTCAAACAACACATTTCTTTATGAGAGCGAGCGCGGTGGATTTCGTAGGACTTTCTCTCGCTCTGAGCGTGCTGGCGTAAGGACCTATGTCAGCACTATTCGAATTCCTATCCGAAGAATCTCTGATGCAGGTTTGGGAGAGGCAACATCAATGGCTCTTCAGTCGATGATAAGGCAGATTATGACAGGCTTTGGTGAGCTTGGCTACCTCATGGACTCAGACTCAGATTCTTCAGATTCAAACCGGGGAACCAGCACACCTGCAGACTTGGAAACCCTTAACAATCCAGATGCAAATAATGCTGAAActtctgctgctgatgttgATGAACAGCCAATTACTGCTGGAGTCAGGGGAAGAACAGTTGAAACAGATATGGATGAGAGCCTTGCCTCTAGTCCCCCGGCCTCTGGTGGCAGAGCTCGACCTAGACCACCTATCAACCTAGAGGAGCCCAGCTCGCTGCCCTTCTTGCGACTTGCTCACTTCTTCCTCCTaaatgatgatgacgacgaccAGCCTCAGGGACTGACCAAAGAACAGATTGACAACCTCTCCATGCGCAACTTTGGTGAGAGTGACGCCTTGAAGACCTGTAGTGTGTGCATAACAGAGTACGCAGAGGGGAACAAGCTACGTAAGCTTCCCTGCTCTCATGAGTACCACGTTCACTGCATAGACCGCTGGCTCTCCGAAAACTCCACTTGCCCCATCTGCCGCAGGGCTGTTCTGGTCTCAGCAAACCGAGAGAGTGTGGTGTAA
- the glod5 gene encoding glyoxalase domain-containing protein 5: MALRTTGIRLLQFHRAYFKTVSIQAPGLVRFKSTSPVEVSHLDHLVLTVKSVPDTVNFYTSVLGMEVITFKGNRKALGFGQQKFNLHQLGQEFEPKAKNPTAGSADLCLITKTPLTTVAEHLKICGVEIEEGPVERTGAVGLITSLYFRDPDHNLIEVSNYSQSNAEGSS, encoded by the exons ATGGCGCTCCGGACAACTGGGATTCGTTTGTTGCAATTTCACAGGGCCTATTTCAAG ACAGTCTCAATTCAAGCACCGGGACTCGTCCGATTCAAAAGCACCAGCCCCGTTGAAGTGAGCCATCTCGATCATTTGGTGTTGACAGTGAAAAGTGTGCCAGACACAGTCAACTTTTATACCTCAGTTCTTGGCATGGAGGTGATCACTTTCAAG GGAAACCGTAAGGCGCTTGGGTTTGGGCAGCAGAAATTTAATCTTCATCAGCTGGGCCAGGAGTTTGAACCAAAAGCCAAGAATCCAACAGCAGGCTCAGCAGACCTCTGTCTTATCACCAAAACCCCTCTGACTACAGTAGCTGAGCATCTGAAG ATTTGTGGGGTTGAGATTGAAGAGGGTCCTGTGGAGAGGACAGGTGCTGTGGGGCTCATTACTTCCCTTTACTTTAGAGATCCTGACCACAATCTCATTGAAGTATCAAACTACAGCCAGTCAAATGCAGAAGGTTCTTCTTGA